The sequence below is a genomic window from Sandaracinaceae bacterium.
GGCCGCCGCGGGTATCGGCGCGCGTTCGTGGACGTGCGCGGGCGCGAGGTCGACGGGCTGGTCCCGGGCGACGACGGCCCGACGCGGCGCGAGCCGGTGCCGGGGCGCGACCTGACGCTGACCCTCGACATGGAGCTGATGCGCATCATCGATCGCGCGTTCGGCGGGCATCCCTCGGGCGCCGCGGTGGTGGTCGACGTGCGCACCGGCGCGGTCCGCGCGCTCTACTCCAAGCCGAGCTACGACCTCGGCGCGTTCACGCGCGGGCTCAGCTTCGACGAGTACGGCGAGCTGCGCGACAACCCCTTCCGCCCCCTCATCGACAAGACCATCTACGAGTCGTACTTCCCCGGCTCGACCTTCAAGCCCTTCAGCGCCATCGCGGCGATGCAGGAGGGCGTGATGAACCCCGACGAGCGCGTGGAGTGCCTCGGGTCCTACACGCTCGGCACGACGGTCTTCCACTGCAACAACCGCAACGGTCACGGCGAGGTGAACCTGCGCGAGTCGCTGGTCGAGTCGTGCAATGTCTATTTCTATCGTCTGGCCGAGCAGGTCGGCCTCGACCGGCTCGCGCGCGTCGCGGGGGACTTCGGCCTCGGGCGGCGCACCGGGGTCGGCATCAACACGGAGGCCTCGGGCTTCATCCCCACGCGCTCCTGGTACGAGCGGGTCGGGCGCCGCTTCCGGCTCGGCTACACGCTGAACACCGCGATCGGCCAGGGCGACACGCGCACCACGCTCGTGCAGCTCGCGATGAGCTACGGCGCGATCGCGAACGGCGGCACGCTCTACGTGCCGCAGCTGGTCGAGCGGGTGACGAGCCCGGACGGCACGGTGGTCGAGTCGTTCGAGCCGCGCGTTCGGCGCCGCGTGCACGTCGACCAGGAGATCCTCGCGATGGTGATCGATGGGCTCTACGGCGCGGTCAACGACCCGACCGGGACCGCCTACGACGCGCGCGTGGACGGCGGCGTGCCGGTGGCGGGCAAGACGGGCACGGCGCAGGTCAGCCGGCGCGCTCGCCCCGACGACGACCCGGACCGCGCCTGGTACTACAACCGCGCGCACGCGTGGTTCGCGGGCTTCGCCCCGGCCGAGGATCCGCAGTACGCGATCATCGTGCTGGTCGAGCACGGCGGCGCGGGCGGCCGGCAGGCGGCGCCGATCGCGATCAACATCCTCCAGGAGTACCTGGGCAGCGAGGGCGCGACCGCCTCGAACGCGGCGCCTACGGGCACGCGACTCGCGAGGGGACGCTAGCCATGGAGACCATCGGCAAGGGGCTGAGGGACAACTTCGACTGGCCGCTCTTCGTGACCGTCGCGGCGGTCTGCGTCATCGGGGTCACCAACCTCTACAGCGCGACGAGCGCGGCCACGAGCGCGCTGAGTGAGCTCTACATCCAGCAGATCTACTGGCTCACCCTCGGCGCCGGCGTCGCGGTGCTGATCGTCGCGATCGACTACCGCCACTTCGAGCGCTTCGGGTACGCAGCGTACGGGGCGGGGATCGTGCTCTTGCTGCTGGTGTTCCTGCTCGCGCCCGAGATCCGTGGATCGCAGCGCTGGATCCGGATCGGGAGCTTCTCGCTCCAGCCGAGCGAGCTGATGAAGGTGGTGCTGATCGTCGCGCTCGCGAAGTACCTGCACAACGACCCGAAGACCGAGGGCCGGACGCTCAAGGACCTGGTGATCCCGGGGCTCATCCTCGCGGTGCCGATGACCCTGATCCTGCTCCAGCCGGACCTCGGCACGGCGCTGATGCTCGCGTTCATCTTCGGCTCGATCATGCTGCTGACGAACCTGAAGCTGCGCTCGGTCTTCACGCTCGCGGCGGCCTTCGTGCTCAGCGCGCCGCTCACCTGGACCTACCTGCTCAAGCCCTATCAGCAGGAGCGCCTCACGAGCTTCATGGACCGCGAGGCCGACATCCTCGACTCGGGCTGGCACGCGCACCAGTCCATCGTCGCGATCGGCAGCGGCGGCTTCTGGGGCAAGGGCTTCATGCAGGGCACCCAGAACCAGCACCGGTTCCTGCCCGACCAGCACACCGACTTCCCGTTCCCCGTCTGGGCCGAGGAGCAAGGCTTCCTCGGTGTGGCGCTCCTCTTCTTCCTCTACATCTTCCTGATCCTGTGGGGACTGAAGGTCGCCTCGCAGGCGAAGGACCGCTTCGGCGCGGTCGTCGCGGTCGGCGTGAGCGCGTTCTTCTTCTGGCACACGGTGATCAACCTCGCGATGGTCAGCGGCCTGGCCCCGGTCGTGGGCGTGACGCTGCCGCTGTTCAGCTACGGCGGCTCGAGCGTGCTCACGTCGTTCATGGGGATAGGGCTGCTGATGAACGTCAGCATCCGCAGGTTCAGCTTCTGACAGGGGCGGGGCTCGCGCCCGCTCGTCGCCCCCTCTGGGCAACCGCGCTACCGTCCCGGCATGGGCGGACGGACGAAGGTCGGGGTCGTGCAGATCACCTCCACGGGCGACGTGGAGGCCAACCTCGCGGCCACGGAGCGCACGGTGAGCATGGCGGCGGAGGACGGCGCGAAGCTCGTGCTCGTCCCGGAGTGCTTCGCCTACCTCGGGCCGGAAGACGGCAAGCTCGAGATCGCGGAGTCGCTGCCAGGCGGAGGGCCGATCCTCGAACGCATGCAGAAGCTCGCGAAGGTGCGCGGGGTGGAGCTCGTGCTCGGCGGCTTCTGGGAGAAGGGCGAGGACCCGAAGAAGGTGCGCAACGCGTGCGTCCACCTCGACGCGGGCGGCGAGGTCCGCGCGGTCTACCGGAAGATTCATCTCTTCGACGTCGACCTGCCCGACGGGGTGCGCCTGATGGAGTCGGAGACCGTCGTGCCCGGGCGGCAGACGGTCGTGACCGACGCCGCGTTCGGCAAGCTCGGCCTGAGCGTCTGCTACGACCTGCGCTTCCCGGAGCTCTACCGGCGGCTCGTCGACGACGGCGCCATCGCGCTCGCGGTGCCGGCGGCGTTCACGCTGACGACGGGCAAGGATCACTGGCACGTGCTGCTGCGCGCGCGCGCCATCGAAGCGCAGTGCTACGTGCTCGCCGCGGCGCAGACCGGGCACCACTACGGCCGGCGGAACAGCTATGGCCACGCGCTGATCTGTGACCCGTGGGGCACGGTCCTCGCGGAGTGCGGGGAGGGCGAAGGCGCGGCGGTGGCGGCGATCGATCCCGACGTCGTGGAGCGCGTGCGGCGCGGGCTGCCGAGCTTGCGCCACCGGGTGCTCTGA
It includes:
- the rodA gene encoding rod shape-determining protein RodA, with protein sequence METIGKGLRDNFDWPLFVTVAAVCVIGVTNLYSATSAATSALSELYIQQIYWLTLGAGVAVLIVAIDYRHFERFGYAAYGAGIVLLLLVFLLAPEIRGSQRWIRIGSFSLQPSELMKVVLIVALAKYLHNDPKTEGRTLKDLVIPGLILAVPMTLILLQPDLGTALMLAFIFGSIMLLTNLKLRSVFTLAAAFVLSAPLTWTYLLKPYQQERLTSFMDREADILDSGWHAHQSIVAIGSGGFWGKGFMQGTQNQHRFLPDQHTDFPFPVWAEEQGFLGVALLFFLYIFLILWGLKVASQAKDRFGAVVAVGVSAFFFWHTVINLAMVSGLAPVVGVTLPLFSYGGSSVLTSFMGIGLLMNVSIRRFSF
- the mrdA gene encoding penicillin-binding protein 2, which produces MNLLSVRREVGEFKKRYKWMALVVVLAFLALLGRIVQLQLVEYQRWAAVARENITRTVTLPATRGVIRDSTGRVVATNRAAYNVYLTPQYLAETDLDRITELMGLETEERASLAARLERVPARRRSHQIRVFTDVSRDQLAALETHQNDLCARTGNPDNPTRLPCITMIAEPVRTYPFGNLAAHAIGYLNEMNGDELDRLQPAGYRLGDRIGRVGVERAWESYLRGRRGYRRAFVDVRGREVDGLVPGDDGPTRREPVPGRDLTLTLDMELMRIIDRAFGGHPSGAAVVVDVRTGAVRALYSKPSYDLGAFTRGLSFDEYGELRDNPFRPLIDKTIYESYFPGSTFKPFSAIAAMQEGVMNPDERVECLGSYTLGTTVFHCNNRNGHGEVNLRESLVESCNVYFYRLAEQVGLDRLARVAGDFGLGRRTGVGINTEASGFIPTRSWYERVGRRFRLGYTLNTAIGQGDTRTTLVQLAMSYGAIANGGTLYVPQLVERVTSPDGTVVESFEPRVRRRVHVDQEILAMVIDGLYGAVNDPTGTAYDARVDGGVPVAGKTGTAQVSRRARPDDDPDRAWYYNRAHAWFAGFAPAEDPQYAIIVLVEHGGAGGRQAAPIAINILQEYLGSEGATASNAAPTGTRLARGR
- a CDS encoding carbon-nitrogen hydrolase family protein, translated to MGGRTKVGVVQITSTGDVEANLAATERTVSMAAEDGAKLVLVPECFAYLGPEDGKLEIAESLPGGGPILERMQKLAKVRGVELVLGGFWEKGEDPKKVRNACVHLDAGGEVRAVYRKIHLFDVDLPDGVRLMESETVVPGRQTVVTDAAFGKLGLSVCYDLRFPELYRRLVDDGAIALAVPAAFTLTTGKDHWHVLLRARAIEAQCYVLAAAQTGHHYGRRNSYGHALICDPWGTVLAECGEGEGAAVAAIDPDVVERVRRGLPSLRHRVL